GTTCAGCATTTTCGTGGGCCGCGTCGTATCCCCTGGGAATCTTTTTATAATACTTTCCGCCTACCGTGTTGTTCGGTTTTTTCACAACTTGCTTGACTGCCTTCACCAACTCCTTGCCGTATTTCGGGTCAACCACAGAATCGCGATAAGTTTCCAATATGGGCTTGGGGAATAAGTGCATTCCCGCTGCGAGGAACAAAGTGGGGGGCTCAAGATGAAAGTAATATCCGGGGCACTCCATCTTACGCCGGTTACCTTCCCAGAAGAAGATCCCGAGGTGCGTTTTGTACGGGGATTTATCCTTGCTGAAACGCGTATCTCGATATGGGCGAAAGATGGACTTGTCCAATCGAGGATCGGCTATGATCTTGGGTGATAGTTTTTTAAGAAGCTTTCCCATCTCGAATACGAAATCCTGAGCAGGGTCCAACACATATTTATTGAACTCGTCCTTGTGCTCGCTGAACCACGTTCTGCTGTTGTTCCGAACAAGGTCCGAGTAAAACTGAACGCACTCGCGTGGAAACCCATTGAAGTTCGATTTACCGGCCATATTCATGCCTCCTTTTCGAGGATCTATTGGGCTGCAACCTGGAAAAGAGAATCCCCCTCCCTTTTATAATACGCCTAAGGTTTCAACTTCTACTGATTCTAGTCCCTTATTGAACATAAGACACGAGGGGGAAGAGTTCCAAGGTCTTTTTGACTACGCTGAATCCCGATGGTGAATCCGGCGCCTGTTTATGGATACTGCAAAGGAGTGCCGAGCGACGAGCTGCTTACCGTCAGGCCGGCGCGGCATTGCAGGTAACTCACGCTCAGTCTGTTTGCACGCACTCGCAGGAACGCGGACGATTCAGTGTTTCCTCCGGAACTTATTCATCTCCTTCCTGGCTCGCTCGAATGCGCTCCCATACTTCTTCTGGATTTTGCCGATAATCTGATCGCGTTTCCCGGCAATTACGTCCAGTTTCCGGTCGGTAAGCTTGCCCCATCCTTCCCTGATTTTGCCTTTGAATTGTTTCCAGTTGCCTTCGATCCGAGTCCAGTTCATTTCTTTTCTCCTTCCCGCCTGCACCCGAAGGTCGAGTTGCTCATTCAATTGACCCCTGCAAGTAAGTTTAGT
This sequence is a window from Desulfomonile tiedjei. Protein-coding genes within it:
- a CDS encoding DUF2461 domain-containing protein; this encodes MAGKSNFNGFPRECVQFYSDLVRNNSRTWFSEHKDEFNKYVLDPAQDFVFEMGKLLKKLSPKIIADPRLDKSIFRPYRDTRFSKDKSPYKTHLGIFFWEGNRRKMECPGYYFHLEPPTLFLAAGMHLFPKPILETYRDSVVDPKYGKELVKAVKQVVKKPNNTVGGKYYKKIPRGYDAAHENAELLLHNGFYAMTEAEIPSEFYSDEILDYCFKRFKDLSPVHEWLAEMVNRTTK
- a CDS encoding CsbD family protein, which produces MNWTRIEGNWKQFKGKIREGWGKLTDRKLDVIAGKRDQIIGKIQKKYGSAFERARKEMNKFRRKH